The following are from one region of the Equus przewalskii isolate Varuska chromosome 21, EquPr2, whole genome shotgun sequence genome:
- the NPBWR2 gene encoding neuropeptides B/W receptor type 2, producing MNHSRPHLMMQAVGPEPLGSRGSPFSAATGASLSGDNGTSYNVTFPEPPPVLYVLLPAVYSVICAVGLTGNTAVIYVILRAPKMKTVTNVFILNLAIADDLFTLVLPVNIAEHLLQRWPFGELLCKLVLAIDHYNIFSSVYFLAAMSVDRYLVVLATAQSHRMPQRTLRGAKVTSLCIWLAVTVMVLPYFAFAGVHSNELQVTSCGLSFPRPERAWLKASRVYMLVVGFMVPMCTLCALYADLLRRLRALRLHSGAKALGKAKRKVTVLVLAVLAVGLLCWTPFHLASIVALTTDLPQTSLVIGISYAITSLSYTSSCLNPFLYAFLDNSFRKSFRTTFRCPGA from the coding sequence ATGAATCATTCTCGGCCCCACCTCATGATGCAGGCTGTTGGACCCGAGCCCCTCGGCAGCAGAGGCTCCCCCTTCTCGGCCGCCACAGGCGCCAGCCTCTCTGGGGACAACGGCACCAGCTACAACGTCACCTTCCCTGAGCCACCGCCGGTCCTCTACGTGCTCCTGCCGGCAGTGTACTCTGTGATCTGTGCCGTGGGGCTGACGGGCAACACAGCCGTCATCTACGTGATCCTCAGGGCGCCCAAGATGAAGACAGTGACCAATGTGTTCATCCTGAACCTGGCCATCGCAGATGACCTCTTCACGCTGGTGCTGCCCGTCAACATcgctgagcacctgctgcagCGCTGGCCCTTTGGGGAGCTGCTCTGCAAGCTAGTGCTGGCCATCGACCACTACAACATCTTCTCCAGTGTCTACTTCCTGGCGGCCATGAGCGTAGACCGTTACCTGGTGGTGCTGGCCACAGCACAGTCCCACCGCATGCCCCAGCGCACCCTCCGGGGGGCGAAGGTCACCAGCCTGTGCATCTGGCTCGCCGTCACTGTCATGGTGCTGCCCTACTTCGCCTTCGCCGGCGTCCACAGCAACGAGCTGCAGGTCACAAGCTGTGGGCTGAGCTTCCCTCGGCCTGAGCGGGCCTGGCTCAAGGCCAGCCGCGTCTACATGCTGGTGGTGGGCTTCATGGTGCCCATGTGCACCCTCTGTGCACTCTATGCAGATCTGCTGCGTCGGCTGCGCGCCCTGCGGCTCCACTCCGGAGCCAAGGCTCTGGGCAAGGCCAAGCGGAAGGTGACCGTCCTGGTCCTGGCTGTGCTAGCCGTGGGCCTGCTCTGCTGGACGCCCTTCCACCTGGCCTCCATCGTGGCCCTGACCACAGACCTGCCTCAGACGTCACTGGTCATTGGCATCTCCTATGCCATCACCAGCCTCAGCTACACCAGCTCCTGCCTCAACCCTTTCCTCTACGCCTTTCTGGACAACAGCTTCCGCAAGAGCTTCCGCACTACGTTCCGGTGCCCAGGGGCCTGA